The Oreochromis niloticus isolate F11D_XX linkage group LG13, O_niloticus_UMD_NMBU, whole genome shotgun sequence genome has a window encoding:
- the LOC100706098 gene encoding E3 ubiquitin-protein ligase TRIM21-like: MAAASNLQSEDQFLCSICLDVFTDPVSTPCGHNFCKNCITQHWNTNGRHNCPMCNRVFKRRPELDINTLFSEMVAQFRHEAQQKASSSSSEQQAAKPGEVLCDVCTGTRLKALKSCLVCQTSYCQTHLEPHLTKKALRGHQLIDAVENLEDKMCKKHEKPLELFCKTDQTCVCMLCSVLEHKNHEFVPLREEYEGKKAELGKTEAVIQQMIQKRRLKIQELKESVKTSKGAADRQKAEGVQVLTALKESVERRLKELKKEIEDKQETTEKQAEGLIKDLEQEISELMKRSSEVEQLLHSEDHLHLLQSFSSLKAAPPTKDWTEVRVHPPSYEGTVVRAVAQLEETLRKDLKKLFEAELKTVQQYAVDVTLDPDTAYPNLILSDDGKQVYCGDVRINVPDNPERFSACVCVLGVQSFSSGRFYFEVQVKGKTDWDLGVARESINRKGNVMLRPQYGLWTVVLRNGNEYRACAGPSFRLCLYSGPEKVGVFVDYEEGLVSFYDVGTGALIYSFTGCSFTHKLHPYFSPYMNQGGNNSSPLIICPVNHTESINN; this comes from the coding sequence ATGGCTGCTGCCAGTAATCTGCAATCTGAAGATCAGTTTCTGTGCTCCATCTGTCTGGATGTGTTCACTGATCCAGTCAGCACACCATGTGGACACAActtctgcaaaaactgcatcACTCAGCACTGGAACACTAATGGCAGACATAATTGTCCTATGTGTAACAGAGTGTTCAAGAGACGACCTGAACTAGACATCAACACTTTGTTCTCTGAGATGGTTGCTCAGTTCAGACATGAagctcagcagaaagccagcagcagcagctcagagcaACAAGCTGCCAAACCAGGAGAAGTTCTCTGTGACGTCTGCACTGGAACCAGACTGAAGGCCCTGAAGTCCTGCCTGGTGTGTCAGACTTCCTACTGTCAGACTCACCTGGAGCCTCATCTGACAAAGAAAGCTCTGAGAGGACATCAGTTGATTGATGCTGTGGAGAACCTGGAAGACAAGATGTGTAAGAAGCATGAAAAACCTCTGGAGCTGTTCTGTAAGACCGACCAGACATGTGTCTGCATGCTCTGCTCTGTTTTAGAGCACAAGAACCACGAGTTTGTTCCTCTGAGAGAAGAATATGAAGGAAAGAAGGCAGAGCTGGGGAAGACAGAGGCTGTGATTCAGCAGATGATCCAGAAGAGACGACTGAAGATTCAAGAGCTCAAAGAGTCAGTGAAGACGAGTAAAGgtgctgcagacagacagaaagcagaagGTGTTCAGGTCCTCACTGCTCTGAAGGAGTCTGTTGAGAGACGCCTGAAGGAGCTCAAAAAGGAGAtcgaagacaaacaggaaactaCAGAGAAACAGGCTGAAGGTCTCATCAAAGATCTGGAACAGGAAATCTCTGAGCTGATGAAGAGAAGCTCTGAGGTGGAGCAGCTCTTACACTCTGaagaccacctccacctcctccaaagcTTCTCATCCCTGAAAGCTGCTCCACCCACCAAGGACTGGACAGAGGTCAGAGTCCATCCACCATCATATGAGGGGACTGTGGTGAGAGCTGTGGCTCAGCTGGAGGAGACACTCAGGAAAGACTTGAAGAAGCTGTTTGAGGCTGAGCTGAAGACGGTCCAGCAGTATGCAGTGGATGTGACTCTGGATCCTGATACAGCGTATCCTAATCTCATCCTGTCTGATGATGGGAAGCAAGTATACTGTGGTGATGTGAGGATCAATGTTCCAGACAACCCAGAGAGATTTtctgcttgtgtttgtgttttaggaGTGCAGAGTTTCTCTTCAGGCAGATTTTACTTTGAGGTTCAGGTTAAAGGAAAGACTGACTGGGACTTGGGAGTGGCCAGAGAGTCGATCAACAGGAAGGGAAATGTTATGCTGAGACCTCAGTATGGTCTCTGGACTGTAGTGCTGAGAAATGGAAATGAATACAGAGCTTGTGCAGGTCCTTCATTCCGTCTCTGTCTTTATTCTGGTCCGGAGAAGGTGGGGGTGTTTGTGGATTATGAGGAGGGTCTGGTCTCCTTTTATGATGTTGGTACTGGAGCTCTGATCTACTCCTTTACTGGCTGCTCCTTCACTCACAAACTCCACCCATACTTCAGTCCCTATATGAATCAGGGTGGTAACAACTCTTCACCTCTGATCATCTGTCCTGTCAATCACACTGAGTCGATCAAcaactga